In Labrus mixtus chromosome 11, fLabMix1.1, whole genome shotgun sequence, a single window of DNA contains:
- the fhod3b gene encoding FH1/FH2 domain-containing protein 3 isoform X3, translating into MLSTKCLITLSYILQCLYLLYTNISSNAGVNKHLSCMCVVSAVCFTSCLCPISLSSRLPTSSVSSLQPSSCNREEEEEEEEEEEEGDEEEEEEEGEEEEEEEEEEEADDESHPVTESCSQGAHSLTDSNNLSTSNTARKPRWAERISANGTPYPGRHQALTSSNHRFSCSATSTPDSKPVERPGLGGLLTSSYRQHQESLAAERDRRRVEREERLQRIEREERNRFNQDYGDKREELRQAREERYKAVERLAAEEFERERPRVTTRGRTEITLCLSPMPANRSVSCSVAPSSIVSQEDTVTTALQTSGTEPISEPNLDTETRTKSPAPELTASQTSPTSPSEPDKQQTETESSAETEDAAESEQNAVAVAGSDEHSGMQKEEKQELEEEDQSVAEVAVEEHVEVAEVENVAEAEEPNVEVNVELEEEFEKEQSTERDVKESVLLSEKERQNEEVNEKDNCSASSISSTSSTLEREEREEKLTNYNEAGQWTQCIKDADVNDQCNKLINSKRFMLDMLYAQKANGNDEENVDEADKDMCKCEKETEVSDSSVASLASRISTLEAHRQAREENVKRMEVGHLDNQGSVRAVAEKFGDLVKSLTSEVEASKEQQQSDKSSLVPSLPPKKESDYIWDQLMATPRELRIKEMDFTDLRDEDDMDILDIDSVMGSGDLIQPPPPPALPPPPPLFGCPPPPPILGKMMPPPPPFMAPIPPPSPQLSRGEVPLFQKKKKTIRLFWNEVRPMDWQCKSHKLCKESLWSKLEPVKLDTSKLEQLFESKSKELPVTKKAAVDGKRQEIIVLDSKRSNAINIGLTVLPPPRTIKTAILNFDEYALNKEGIEKILTMIPTEEEKQRIQEAQLVNPDVPLGNAEQFLLTLSSITELSARLQLWAFKMDYELIEKEVAEPLQDLKEGMDQLEKNKTLRYILTTLLAIGNFLNSTNAKGFELSYLEKVPEVKDTVHKQSLLHHACAIVVEKFPESTDLYSEIGAVTRLTKVDFDQLQDNLAQMERRCKASWDHLKVIAKHEMKPALKQKLSDFLKDCAERIIILKIVHRRIINRFHAFLLFLGHPIYAVREVSIHRFSKILSEFALEYRTTRERVLQQKQKRANHRERNKTRGKMITDSEDDDDGESGKFGSAASEAQESQPQGIQYAEDAAEHENMKAVLKSSVLGGESGASTVPGLRTRTRASSTRGRVPPWCSASDDPVNCTDDTADEIMERIVRSATQGPSTRTQPRERRRSRANRKSLRRTLKNGLTTEEANALGLSSGSEMQV; encoded by the exons ATGTTGTCAACAAAGTGTCTAATAACCCTGTCATACATCCTTCAATGTTTGTATCTTCTCTACACTAACATTTCTTCTAATGCTGGTGTTAACAAGCATCTgtcgtgtatgtgtgttgtctctgctgtctgttttACATCTTGTCTCTGTCCAATTTCTCTTTCCTCTCGCCTGCCTACATCCTCCGTCTCCTCCCTCCAACCCTCCTCTTGtaacagagaagaggaagaagaagaggaggaagaggaggaggaaggagatgaggaggaagaggaggaggaaggagaggaggaggaggaggaggaggaggaggaagaagcagaTGATGAAAGTCATCCAGTCACTGAGTCCTGTAGTCAGGGCGCTCACAG TCTGACTGATTCAAACAACTTGTCTACATCTAACACAGCTAGAAAGCCCCGCTGGGCTGAAAG AATCAGTGCAAATGGCACTCCATACCCTGGCAGGCACCAGGCTCTTACATCTTCCAACCATCGCTTCTCTTGTTCAGCAACATCCACACCTGACTCCAAACCCGTAGAGAG ACCTGGTTTAGGCGGCTTGCTGACTTCATCGTACAGACAGCATCAGGAGTCtctggctgcagagagagatagaagacGCGTAGAACGAGAGGAGCGACTGCAGAGAAtcgaaagagaggagaggaaccGCTTCAA TCAGGATTATGGGGACAAGAGGGAGGAGCTAAGACAAGCTAGAGAAGAAAG GTACAAAGCCGTGGAGAGGTTAGCCGCAGAAGAGTTTGAGCGAGAGCGGCCCAGAGTGACAACAAGAGGGCGGACAGAAatcactttgtgtttgagtCCCATGCCTGCAAACCGCTCAGTGTCCTGCTCCGTTGCGCCTTCGTCTATTGTCTCACAGGAAGACACTGTCACTACTGCACTCCAGACATCAG GAACAGAACCAATCTCAGAGCCAAACCTTGACACAGAGACCAGGACTAAAAGTCCAGCACCAGAGTTAACAGCATCACAGACTTCCCCCACATCTCCCTCTGAGCCGGACAAGCAACAGACTGAGACAGAGTCGTCTGCGGAGACAGAGGATGCTGCTGAGTCTGAACAGAATGCTGTGGCAGTGGCAGGGTCAGATGAACATTCAGGCatgcagaaagaagagaaacaggagctggaggaagaggaCCAGAGTGTGGCCGAGGTAGCAGTAGAAGAGCACGTAGAAGTAGCAGAAGTAGAGAATGTAGCAGAAGCTGAAGAGCCAAATGTGGAGGTGAATGTAGAGTTAGAGGAGGAGTTTGAGAAGGAGCAATCGACAGAAAGGGATGTAAAAGAGAGTGTACTACTGAGcgagaaggagagacagaacGAGGAAGTGAATGAAAAAGACAACTGTTCTGCGTCCAGCATCTCCTCCACTAGCAGCActctggagagggaggagcggGAGGAGAAACTCACCAATTACAATGAAGCAG GCCAGTGGACCCAGTGCATTAAAGACGCAGACGTGAATGACCAGTGCAACAAACTAATCAACAGCAAGCGCTTCATGCTGGACATGCTCTACGCTCAGAAGGCAAACGGCAACGATGAAGAGAATGTAGACGAAGCGGATAAAGACATGTGTAAAtgtgagaaggagacagaggtCAGTGACTCCTCTGTGGCCAGCTTGGCCAGCAGAATTTCCACACTGGAGGCTCACCGGCAGGCGCGAGAGGAAAATGTGAAGAGAATGGAGGTTGGACATTTGGACAACCAGGGCAGTGTCCGAGCGGTGGCCGAGAAGTTTGGCGATTTAGTGAAAAGCCTGACGTCTGAGGTTGAAGCCTcaaaagagcagcagcagtctgacaAATCGTCGCTGGTCCCGTCATTACCCCCAAAGAAAGAGTCGGACTACATCTGGGATCAGCTGATGGCCACACCCAGAGAGCTGCGGATTAAAGAGATGGACTTCACTGACCTGAGGGATGAGGATGATATGGATATTTTAGATATAGACAGTGTGATGGGATCAGGTGACCTGATACAACCACCTCCGCCACCTGCCCTgccaccacccccacccctaTTCGGatgcccccctcctccacccatcCTTGGCAAAATGATGCCCCCACCCCCGCCATTCATGGCCCCTATTCCTCCGCCCTCCCCTCAGCTGAGTCGAGGGGAGGTTCCTCTCttccaaaagaagaagaagacaatcCGTCTCTTCTGGAACGAGGTGCGTCCAATGGACTGGCAGTGCAAGAGCCATAAATTATGTAAGGAGTCCCTCTGGTCCAAACTGGAGCCTGTGAAACTGGACACATCCAAGCTGGAGCAGCTGTTTGAGTCCAAATCCAAAGAGCTGCCTGTCACAAAG AAAGCAGCTGTTGATGGCAAACGACAAGAAATCATAGTCCTGGATTCAAAACGCAGCAATGCTATAAATATTGGTTTGACTGTTTTACCTCCTCCGCGCACAATAAAGACCGCGATCCTCAACTTTGATGAGTACGCACTGAACAAGGAAGGCATCGag AAAATCCTGACAATGATccccacagaggaggagaagcagaggatCCAGGAGGCTCAGCTGGTCAACCCTGATGTTCCCTTGGGCAACGCTGAACAgttcctcctcaccctctcctccATCACTGAGCTGTCTGCTCGCCTGCAGCTGTGGGCTTTCAAGATGGACTACGAGCTTATTGAGAAG GAAGTGGCAGAGCCTCTGCAGGACCTGAAGGAAGGGATGGACCAGctcgaaaaaaacaaaacactccgCTACATCTTGACCACATTGCTGGCGATCGGCAACTTCCTCAACAGCACAAAT GCTAAAGGCTTTGAGCTGAGTTACTTGGAAAAAGTTCCAGAGGTAAAGGACACGGTTCACAAGCAGTCCCTGCTGCACCACGCCTGCGCCATCGTGGTCGAGAAGTTTCCAGAAAGCACTGACCTCTACTCTGAGATAGGAGCTGTAACGCGATTAACAAAG GTGGACTTTGACCAGCTTCAAGACAATCTGGCCCAGATGGAGCGACGGTGCAAAGCATCATGGGATCATCTCAAAGTCATTGCCAAACATGAGATGAAACCAGCATTGAAACAAAAATTGTCCGACTTcctgaaggactgtgcagagAGAATCATTATTCTGAAGATTGTACATCGAAGGATTATCAACAG GTTTCATGCCTTTCTGCTGTTCCTGGGACATCCGATATATGCGGTACGTGAGGTCAGCATTCATCGCTTTAGCAAGATCTTGAGTGAATTTGCCCTGGAGTATCGCACAACAAGAGAGCGCGTgctgcaacagaaacaaaagagggCCAACCACCGTGAGAGGAACAAGACCAGAGGAAAAATGATAACAGAT AGTGAGGATGACGATGATGGTGAG aGTGGGAAATTTGGCAGTGCCGCATCAGAGGCGCAGGAGAGCCAGCCTCAGGGGATCCAGTACGCTGAAGATGCAGCTGAACATGAGAACATGAAGGCTGTGCTGAAGAGCAGTGTGCTGGGAGGAGAAAGCGGGGCGTCCACGGTGCCCGGCCTACGAACACGCACCAGAGCCAGCAGCACCAGAG gGCGCGTTCCCCCATGGTGCTCTGCCAGTGATGACCCGGTGAACTGCACAGACGACACAGCTGACGAGATCATGGAGAGGATCGTGAGGTCAGCCACTCAGGGGCCCAGCACCCGGACCCAACCTCGGGAGAGGAGACGATCACGAGCCAACCGAAAGTCAT TGAGAAGGACACTGAAGAACGGTTTGACAACAGAGGAGGCGAACGCACTCGGCTTGTCCAGCGGTTCAGAGATGCAGGTGTGA